Genomic window (Cololabis saira isolate AMF1-May2022 chromosome 10, fColSai1.1, whole genome shotgun sequence):
TACAGCAAAGCCAAGTGCTTCACTGCTTCTTCAACCAGGTCACCCCTCTGACACCTCCAGCTCTCGTCCAACTCTCAgcatgaacccgacacacttcTGATAAGGTTTTGATGATTATGTCGTTGTTagaaaagttttaaaaataatttaaaaaaagaagtagaaACCTTTTGGAAGGATAGTAAACCACCGTCTCTTCATTAACCAGCAAGCAAATGAGATATTGCTGATGATGTTACCAGCCCGCTACTGCTGGGACCTGCTGCTCTCTACGATACAAAACCGAACACACTTCAGCACACGTGCACAGATAAGGCCTCAGTGCTTTGGTTCTGCCACATCCCTCCACCGTGGCGTCAATTCAAAGGAAGCACAAGCCATTAACCGGCAACAGTCTTTAACAAGCGTCACCACTTCTACATACATGCTACTTCTACTGTGACCCATCCTATCAGCTCTCAgtggtttttactaaaaatcGCTACAAAAGTTCACTATTTTTTCTATTTCACCCAGTCGGTCTGTGTGTTACAGACAGTTGAAAGTAAAATCAGCTTGAGAAGAGATAAAAATTCGTCATTCTGCGTAGCACCGGTTCTGAGAAGCACCCTAGTGATGCCAGAGTGCAGCACAGCCACAAGGAGCACTGAGTGATCGCGTCGCAGCGCCTCTTCAGTGCATTTTAggaatccttcagcagtaacgccTCTACCCTCCACCGGCCAGTCCTCTTAGGACGGATCCATCCATCACGGCAGAGCCTGCGATCCGTCCTGCAGCCCTGCGTCTGCCGGCAGCAGCGTGAGGCCAGTTAGCTGTTCCTCTGCGCCGCCTCCCTCTGGGCTGAGCCGGAGGAGCTCTGGCTGTCCTCGGCATCGTCTCCATCTGCAGAAAAAAGGAGTGGAGCTAAATAGTTTTTCCCTCCTGTTGCAAATCTATATGCCTAACTTTTCCAACACAGATTACATTTTCTCAACATCTCTGGGAGCGGCAGGCTTCTGTTCGTGACACTTGCCTTCTACTTTCTTCTGAAGTCAGCAACTTCTCTAACTTCAACAACCATACAAATTATTTATCATGGATATATTTAGAGAAAGATCAGGCTGGAGGAGCAGGACCTATGCCGGCTTCTGTGTCCATTATTTTATCAAATGTAAGGTGTTGATGGTAACTATGCTTTAGTTCACAATAAAGCATAGCTGCGCCTTGTAATTCTCCTATCCCTAAAAGCAAACCTATACCAGGTGTAATAAGTAAAAGGGCTGGCGAGCGTATTTGCCTTATGGCTGGGTGCAAAATAAATGGTTCTACATCATTTATGTGAATACTTGTATATGAAGACCAAAATTAGTCACAGAATAAAAGTTTGACatatcagatttatttatttattgagggAAATCTTAGGTCATTCTTCTACGTAGAGCAGCTTCAGCTCCAGCTTCAGGTTTTTTGGTGGGTTTCATCACTTGAATGCATCACTTCAGGTGACAATCATGAATATCAggcagggctgggcgatatatcgagattttaatatatatcgatatattttatatattatatatagcttattttgtgacaaattgactgtacatcaacgCTGACCCCTCGTGCTGGCAAAAAAGTACCTTtgtgtgctgaaacctgacagtgttgacaggttagttttcctggcacaaaatcagtaaaatgtacagtagttgacttgttattatttgagatttgctcaaagagatgcaatatttgtttacatgttttatttgagatttgcacaaatgttttgttatttgcacaactgtcaacctcagtggaaaagtctgcctgttactgtctacattgtattaattgcacagtgtattttaatttaattgttatgcaggaaagagatatttgttttattttattcaagaagcatttttattctatatatgcaggcagtttatttttatttcatttgttttatacattttgatattgtgcagacctctgttaataaaggtacctgtgtgacatttggcacttggctttgtattaaaactgacaattatggcacagaaaaaatatcgatatatatcgagtatcgtcatttagctagaaaatatcgagatatgacttttagtccatatcgcccagccctagctaaACCTACAGGTTCAACAACTTTTGCGGCTCAAAGGTTCTGTAAATACTAGACGGATGATGTTTCACTCATGCGGAATAGCATACCTCATTAAAGTCAAAGGAGTCAAACCTTTAGCGTACACAAACATTAACTCCAGGATGTATTGCCATGGGCCGAGTGTTGCGTCTCACCTCCCCCTCCCGTGTTGATGTGAAGCTGGGACAGAGAGAGGGTGAGGGACAGCTCTCGCCCGTCCGGGTCGCTGGGACTCTGCAGGATGTCGTGCAGGGCGTTCCTGCGTCCCGACCTGCCAGAGGCGATGAAGTCTGCATACGTGGCCTCGACATCAGACATCACTCGTGCATTGTTCACAAAGCAACACCTGTAAGGAGATCAGCTGTTCCCTTCATTCCTTTTGCACATTAGACTTCACTTTTAGCGTCAGTACTTCACAATCTTGACTTAAACACAGGAAAATATTCAGTCCTGTAAATAATCAGTTGGCTTTTCAACTCTGTATGGGTTTGAGATAAGGTTGTGCTGCCAGACAACATGTCATTATggttcattttataattttatgTTCCTTCATCATTTATTCATGTGCTTTGTTTCCACGTGAAATTGGGAAAGTTATGATTAAATCATAAACTCTAAGATGTTTAAATGTCTGATGAATCTGTGTAGCACCTTCTACACTATTGGGCTGAGCTGGCCTGTCATATTCACCAGGGTGTTATCACCTTACTCTACAAACAATTCATCTGgtttagaaaaaacaacacaagaaGGCTGTGACAAGATTACATTAACAGTTAACAGTTAGTTGATCATGTGTATAGCCATAACAAGCCCACAAGTTAATGGATCATCAGGAATAAAGCAGGGATacaatatatatacaggactgtctcagaaaattagaatattgtgataaagttctttattttctgtaatgcaattaaaaaaactaaaattctggattcattacaaatcaactgaaatattgcaagccttttattattttaatattgctgattatggcttacagtttaagattaagattcccagaatattcaaattttttgagataggatatttgagttttcttaagctgtaagccatgatcagcaatattaaaataataaaaggcttgcaatatttcagttgatttgtaatgaatccagaatgtatgacatttttgtttttgtaattgcatttcagaaaatcacaacattctaattttctgagacagtcctatatgTAATTCCTATGGAACCATGAATACATTGTATTGCATTTAAACCCAGCTTGTAACATTTACTCACCTGTATCTGGATGTATGGATTTTGTGGGGTAACAACCCAAAGCTACATTTTCCTATGGAGTCACTTGACCTACGGCCGCGAGAAGGGCCGACGGAACATCAGGCGATGTGACGGCTCAAAcgagaggaaaacagagagcaGAGCAGGCCAGGTGAGTGTGATGGAGGGAGTGATGCTGACATCAAACCCGCCGCAGGAAACGGACCGCTAACGCGACACAACGCGACGTGTCAAAGCATGACATTTGTGTTTATCGCTCACATTTGTGCTACGATTTGGGAAGTCCTCAATCTGCTGTCGCATCTTCCTCCTTCGCGACCAATGAGCAGCGAGCCAGGCCTGTCTGGATGCTGATTGGACCGCGGACACaaaaggatgagaggatggagagAGAGGCTGCTGCTGCGTTCAATGACACTTTGTGAAAACGGAAATCTCCGCGgacgtacaggactgtctcagaaaattagaatattgtgatcaaggtctttattttctgtaatgcaattaaaaaaaaacaaaaatgtcatacattctggattcattacaaatcaactgaaatattgcaagccttttattattttaatattgctgattacggtttacagtttaagattaagattcacagaatattcaaattttttgagataggatatttgagttttcttaaactgtaagccacgatcagcaatattaaaataataaaaggcttgcaatatttcagttgatttgtaataaatgcagaatgtatgaaattttgttttcgtaattgtattacagaaaatcacaatattctaattttctgagacagtccttcaCTAAACTACCGACtggctgaaggctgatt
Coding sequences:
- the LOC133452061 gene encoding cAMP-dependent protein kinase inhibitor alpha-like; the protein is MSDVEATYADFIASGRSGRRNALHDILQSPSDPDGRELSLTLSLSQLHINTGGGDGDDAEDSQSSSGSAQREAAQRNS